A stretch of Mycobacterium sp. ITM-2016-00316 DNA encodes these proteins:
- a CDS encoding VWA domain-containing protein: protein MASRRTRPPQPLAPNGIPGHLVEFVEALRGVGIAVGPSETVDAGRVMTVLGLGDREALREGLACAVLRRADHRDTYDAMFDLWWPAAYGARTVIEDEPDAEAGPEGMPPEDIEAMRAALIDMLGPDSDLENFDDRLAAMIARIVEAYGRYNSSRGPSYSSYQALKAMALDELEGRLLAGLLAPYGEEPTPTQEEIAKAMAAQRVSQLRRMVEAETKRRTAEQLGRDHVQMYGVPQLAENVEFLRASGEQLRQMRKTVQPLARTLATRLAAKRRRSAHGQIDLRKTLRKSMSTGGVPIEVVLKKPHPARPELVVLCDVSGSVAGFSHFTLMLVAALRQQFSRVRVFAFIDTTDEVTHMFGPEADLAVAVQRITREAGVYTRDGHSDYGHAFVSFAQNFPNVLSPRSSLLILGDARNNYRNPETELLTRMVNASRHAHWLNPEPRHLWGSGDSAVPRYTDLIPMHECRSAKQLAAVIDALLPV, encoded by the coding sequence ATGGCGTCCCGCCGCACCCGCCCACCACAGCCGCTGGCCCCCAACGGAATCCCCGGACACCTGGTGGAGTTCGTGGAGGCGCTGCGCGGCGTGGGCATCGCGGTGGGGCCGTCGGAAACGGTGGACGCCGGCCGGGTGATGACCGTGCTGGGGCTGGGGGACCGGGAGGCCCTACGCGAGGGCCTGGCCTGCGCGGTGCTGCGTCGCGCCGACCATCGCGACACCTACGACGCCATGTTCGACCTGTGGTGGCCGGCCGCGTACGGCGCACGAACCGTCATCGAGGACGAACCCGATGCCGAGGCCGGCCCGGAGGGTATGCCGCCCGAGGACATCGAGGCGATGCGCGCGGCGCTGATCGACATGCTGGGCCCCGACAGCGATCTGGAGAATTTCGACGACCGGTTGGCCGCCATGATCGCCCGGATCGTGGAGGCCTACGGGCGGTACAACTCCAGTCGTGGTCCGTCGTACTCGTCGTATCAGGCGCTCAAGGCGATGGCACTGGACGAACTTGAAGGCCGGCTGCTGGCCGGGTTGCTGGCGCCCTACGGCGAGGAACCCACCCCGACGCAGGAAGAAATCGCCAAAGCGATGGCCGCGCAGCGGGTTTCGCAGCTGCGCCGGATGGTGGAGGCCGAGACCAAGCGGCGCACCGCCGAACAGCTGGGCCGTGACCATGTGCAGATGTACGGGGTGCCGCAGCTCGCCGAGAACGTCGAGTTCCTGCGCGCCTCCGGTGAGCAGCTGCGCCAGATGCGCAAGACGGTGCAGCCGCTGGCCCGCACGCTGGCGACCCGGCTGGCGGCCAAGCGGCGGCGATCGGCGCACGGCCAGATCGATCTGCGCAAGACGCTGCGCAAGTCGATGTCGACCGGTGGCGTGCCGATCGAAGTGGTGCTCAAGAAGCCTCACCCGGCGCGACCGGAACTGGTGGTGCTCTGTGACGTCTCGGGCTCGGTGGCCGGTTTCAGCCACTTCACGCTGATGCTGGTCGCGGCACTGCGCCAGCAGTTCTCCCGGGTGCGGGTGTTCGCGTTCATCGACACCACCGACGAGGTGACCCACATGTTCGGGCCGGAAGCGGACCTGGCCGTGGCGGTGCAGCGCATCACCCGCGAAGCCGGCGTCTACACCCGAGACGGGCACTCCGATTACGGGCACGCATTCGTGTCGTTCGCGCAGAATTTCCCCAACGTGCTGTCGCCGCGTTCCTCGCTGCTCATCCTCGGTGACGCCCGTAACAACTACCGCAACCCCGAGACCGAGCTGCTGACCCGGATGGTGAACGCCAGCAGGCACGCGCACTGGCTCAACCCCGAGCCCAGGCACCTGTGGGGCAGCGGTGACTCGGCCGTCCCGCGCTACACGGACCTGATCCCGATGCACGAGTGCCGGTCGGCCAAGCAGCTTGCCGCGGTGATCGACGCCCTGCTGCCGGTCTGA
- the nadD gene encoding nicotinate-nucleotide adenylyltransferase, protein MGGTFDPVHHGHLVAASEVADQFELDEVVFVPTGQPWQKRDRHVTAAEDRYLMTVIATAANPRFSVSRVDIDRGGATYTTDTLRDLAAQNPDTDLYFITGADALASILSWQNWEELFSLARFVGVSRPGYELDGEHIAAAMKELPENALTLVEVPALAISSSDCRLRARQARPIWYLVPDGVVQYVSKRNLYPASAATGDNTQEKPS, encoded by the coding sequence ATGGGTGGGACGTTCGATCCCGTGCATCATGGACACCTGGTCGCCGCCAGCGAAGTCGCCGACCAATTCGAACTCGACGAGGTCGTCTTCGTGCCGACCGGGCAGCCCTGGCAGAAGCGTGACCGCCACGTCACCGCCGCCGAGGACCGCTACCTGATGACGGTGATCGCCACCGCGGCCAACCCCCGTTTCTCGGTGAGCCGGGTCGACATCGACCGTGGCGGCGCCACCTATACGACGGACACACTGCGCGACCTCGCCGCCCAGAATCCCGACACCGACCTGTACTTCATCACCGGGGCGGACGCGCTGGCCTCGATCCTGTCCTGGCAGAACTGGGAGGAACTGTTCTCCCTGGCCCGTTTCGTCGGGGTGAGCAGGCCCGGCTACGAACTCGACGGCGAGCACATCGCCGCGGCCATGAAGGAACTGCCCGAAAATGCCCTGACCCTGGTGGAGGTACCCGCATTGGCGATCTCGTCGAGTGACTGCCGGCTGCGCGCCCGGCAGGCCCGACCCATCTGGTATCTGGTGCCCGACGGTGTCGTGCAGTACGTGTCCAAACGCAACCTCTACCCCGCATCGGCGGCGACCGGGGACAACACACAGGAGAAACCCTCATGA
- a CDS encoding DUF2306 domain-containing protein gives MDNHKQRAVSRGLFIVTAIVTALYLPLALNYTWPLFDSGVSRWQDVVNTFLNGREYAVDEGSVQSVRDAAYAEHRVVLLVHTTLGALALALALFQFSSRLRERRPAVHRWIGRAYLALMSVSMLTALIFLYATPPAEHFIGPAFETQLRALAIATFASAWYAVYAIRTRDVVTHRAWMTYSIAFMLTAPLLRFIWIGIQPLIPQHDLLTNIGVASLILGVVAPGAAAAAFMVSQRPLPDDVATPVPAWRYGAAVAVAVAGSLTYTAMTLRLPEPIPHTLVAFHLVPLWIAIALAAVGVARSRNRGDTARERQWRWLLWGFTAAPVSVTLFSLIVPPAFTAADAIIAGGMDGAGIPITICFGVVVHAAARARADEPNQPRRSTAETPSAV, from the coding sequence ATGGACAACCACAAGCAGAGGGCGGTTTCGCGGGGGCTTTTCATCGTCACCGCCATCGTGACAGCCCTCTATCTCCCGCTGGCGCTGAACTACACGTGGCCGCTCTTCGACTCGGGCGTGTCGCGCTGGCAGGACGTCGTGAACACGTTCCTCAACGGCCGTGAGTACGCCGTGGACGAGGGATCGGTCCAATCAGTCCGGGACGCCGCCTACGCCGAGCACCGGGTGGTGCTGCTGGTGCACACCACGTTGGGCGCATTGGCATTGGCGCTGGCCCTGTTTCAGTTCTCGTCCCGGCTGCGGGAGCGCCGGCCCGCGGTCCATCGCTGGATCGGCCGGGCCTACCTCGCGCTGATGTCGGTCAGCATGCTCACCGCCCTGATATTCCTCTACGCCACCCCGCCGGCCGAGCATTTCATCGGGCCCGCGTTCGAGACTCAGCTACGGGCACTGGCGATAGCCACCTTCGCCAGCGCGTGGTACGCGGTGTACGCGATCCGCACCCGCGATGTCGTCACCCACCGGGCCTGGATGACCTACAGCATCGCCTTCATGTTGACCGCACCGCTGCTGCGGTTCATCTGGATCGGGATACAGCCTCTGATCCCGCAACACGACCTGCTGACCAACATCGGTGTGGCCTCCCTGATTCTTGGTGTCGTCGCGCCGGGCGCCGCGGCAGCGGCGTTCATGGTCTCCCAGCGGCCCCTTCCCGACGATGTGGCCACACCGGTGCCGGCATGGCGGTATGGCGCCGCGGTGGCGGTGGCGGTGGCGGGCTCGCTCACCTACACCGCCATGACGCTGCGATTGCCCGAACCGATACCGCACACTCTGGTGGCGTTCCACCTGGTGCCACTCTGGATCGCCATCGCGCTGGCCGCGGTCGGCGTGGCCCGCTCCCGCAACCGGGGTGACACGGCCCGGGAACGGCAATGGCGATGGCTGCTCTGGGGGTTCACCGCAGCCCCGGTGTCGGTGACCCTGTTCTCGCTGATCGTGCCACCCGCCTTCACCGCTGCCGACGCGATCATCGCCGGCGGCATGGACGGTGCCGGCATCCCGATCACCATCTGCTTCGGGGTGGTGGTCCACGCCGCCGCCCGCGCACGCGCCGACGAGCCCAACCAGCCTCGCCGGTCCACAGCCGAAACACCATCAGCCGTGTGA
- the rsfS gene encoding ribosome silencing factor: MTATQEAVEMATVAARAAADKLGNDVLVIDVSEQLVITDCFVIASASNERQVNAIVDEIEDKMRAAGHKPARREGTREGRWTLLDYVDIVVHVQHTDEREFYALERLWRDCPVVPVDLGEPDAPQDGK; encoded by the coding sequence ATGACCGCCACCCAGGAAGCCGTCGAGATGGCTACCGTCGCGGCCCGTGCCGCCGCGGACAAGCTCGGCAACGACGTCTTGGTCATCGATGTGTCCGAGCAGCTGGTCATCACCGACTGCTTCGTGATCGCGTCGGCGTCCAACGAACGCCAGGTCAACGCCATCGTCGACGAGATCGAGGACAAGATGCGCGCCGCCGGGCACAAGCCCGCCCGCCGCGAGGGAACCCGTGAAGGGCGCTGGACCCTGCTCGACTACGTGGACATCGTGGTGCACGTCCAGCACACCGACGAACGCGAGTTCTATGCGTTGGAGCGGTTGTGGCGGGACTGCCCGGTGGTGCCCGTGGATCTCGGCGAGCCAGACGCGCCGCAGGATGGCAAGTGA
- a CDS encoding ribokinase, protein MARVCVVGSVNMDLVFAVQVLPAPGATVLASSMVRAPGGKGGNQAVAAARAGADVVLVAAVGEDDTGAALRAHLEANKVDVSGVVALPMPSGTASIVVDAHAENVIVVAPGANRHLSLSSPHLRDLVAGCEVLLMQLEIPGETALAAARIARDAGATVVLNASPVGADPGILAQLAEVTDVVIVNESEAKRWNWPVPHLVTTLGARGATHRSADGEIAVAAPDVEAVDTTGAGDVFAGVLAAGWAGGPSHALRRACAAGALATLVPGAGDCAPDDEAIEDALG, encoded by the coding sequence GTGGCGCGGGTATGTGTGGTGGGCAGCGTGAACATGGACCTGGTTTTCGCCGTGCAGGTACTGCCGGCACCCGGTGCGACGGTGCTGGCCTCGTCGATGGTCCGGGCCCCCGGCGGCAAAGGCGGTAACCAGGCGGTGGCCGCGGCCCGCGCCGGCGCCGATGTCGTGCTGGTGGCCGCGGTCGGCGAGGACGACACGGGGGCGGCGCTTCGGGCCCATCTGGAAGCCAACAAGGTGGACGTCAGCGGCGTCGTCGCGCTACCGATGCCCAGCGGCACGGCGAGCATCGTGGTGGATGCGCACGCGGAGAACGTGATCGTGGTGGCGCCGGGGGCCAATCGGCATCTCAGCCTGAGCTCGCCGCATCTGCGCGATCTGGTCGCCGGCTGTGAGGTGCTGCTGATGCAGTTGGAGATCCCCGGCGAGACGGCGCTCGCCGCGGCCCGGATCGCGCGGGACGCCGGGGCGACGGTTGTGCTCAATGCCTCCCCGGTGGGCGCTGATCCGGGCATCCTGGCGCAGCTGGCCGAGGTCACCGACGTCGTCATCGTCAACGAATCCGAGGCGAAACGCTGGAATTGGCCGGTGCCACATCTGGTCACCACACTCGGCGCCCGCGGGGCCACCCACCGCAGCGCCGACGGCGAGATCGCCGTCGCGGCCCCGGACGTGGAGGCCGTGGACACCACCGGAGCCGGCGATGTGTTCGCGGGCGTGCTGGCCGCCGGTTGGGCGGGCGGCCCATCGCACGCGTTGCGGCGCGCCTGCGCGGCGGGCGCGCTGGCCACGCTGGTGCCGGGCGCCGGCGATTGCGCCCCGGACGACGAGGCAATCGAGGACGCGCTCGGCTGA
- a CDS encoding enoyl-CoA hydratase/isomerase family protein has product MTARPPEGDWLGTPFLTFERHGPFGVVRLDRPEARNAMTPAMYFGIRYAVSLVDTDPDLAGLLITGTGDVFAPGGDLGGGDGTDDWMPWGSALSMDVTPFETLRQSVKPVVSAVNGLAQGGGMQIALCSDMAVVSERATFRVPELFRGIADTYYSQMLARLIGPVRTRDLMFTGRVLTAAEALDWGLVTRVVAHDDLLAEAKEVLAQVCRTAPAARSVIKSSLDNYLGLFDRIGMKASYSGPEARQGFVAFKERRSPDWVHPDLRIDGRL; this is encoded by the coding sequence ATGACAGCACGACCGCCCGAGGGCGACTGGCTCGGTACCCCGTTCCTGACGTTCGAGCGCCACGGCCCGTTCGGGGTGGTGCGCCTGGACCGGCCCGAGGCGCGCAACGCCATGACCCCGGCAATGTACTTCGGCATCCGGTACGCGGTCAGCCTCGTAGACACCGATCCCGATCTGGCCGGCCTGTTGATCACGGGCACCGGTGATGTGTTCGCCCCGGGCGGTGATCTGGGCGGCGGTGACGGCACCGACGACTGGATGCCGTGGGGCTCGGCACTGTCGATGGACGTGACGCCGTTCGAGACGCTGCGCCAGTCGGTCAAGCCGGTGGTGTCGGCGGTCAACGGTCTCGCCCAGGGCGGGGGTATGCAGATCGCGCTGTGCAGCGATATGGCGGTGGTCAGCGAACGCGCGACCTTCCGGGTGCCCGAACTGTTCCGCGGCATCGCCGACACCTACTACAGCCAGATGCTGGCCCGGCTGATCGGCCCGGTGCGCACCCGCGACCTGATGTTCACCGGCCGGGTCCTGACCGCCGCCGAGGCCCTCGACTGGGGCCTGGTGACCAGGGTGGTAGCCCATGACGATCTGCTCGCCGAGGCGAAAGAGGTTCTGGCACAGGTCTGCCGGACCGCACCGGCCGCCCGGTCGGTGATCAAGTCGAGCCTGGACAACTACCTGGGCCTGTTCGACCGCATCGGCATGAAGGCCAGCTACAGCGGACCCGAGGCCCGGCAGGGCTTCGTGGCGTTCAAGGAGCGCCGCTCGCCGGACTGGGTGCACCCCGACCTACGGATCGACGGCCGGCTCTAG
- a CDS encoding phosphotransferase: protein MVWLSPDQLADRRRRAAGAALEAGRALGLEAESATVLHDVFSVVVRLDPTPVVARVPVVLPQGYTPELQHARQQRELDVVAWLDGRGVPVVPPSPLVPRTPVRHGGFPMTFWELADVATDHEPYSGVAIAKSAELHAGLSGYRAPLPFLAPFNEAGPGMFAALEESDLLSAADIDRARHEYASLRAVLSDPAAFAARHPGVSVQAVQGDGPSHNVIRTTSGIRFSDFEDVSLGPVEWDLAMLGPEAVAEYDEAAVRLGLRPTDAAVQRLMDTARALQFISCATLVPQLPILADGLASVIAEWRRSA, encoded by the coding sequence ATGGTGTGGCTTTCACCCGATCAGCTTGCCGACCGCCGCCGGCGCGCCGCGGGGGCGGCACTGGAGGCCGGTCGTGCGCTCGGACTGGAGGCCGAGTCCGCGACCGTCCTGCACGACGTGTTCTCGGTGGTGGTGCGCCTGGACCCGACCCCGGTGGTGGCCCGCGTCCCGGTGGTGCTGCCGCAGGGATATACGCCCGAATTGCAGCACGCCCGCCAGCAGCGCGAACTCGACGTGGTCGCCTGGCTGGACGGACGGGGAGTGCCGGTGGTGCCGCCCAGCCCGCTGGTGCCGCGGACCCCGGTGCGTCACGGCGGATTCCCGATGACGTTCTGGGAGTTGGCCGACGTGGCCACCGATCACGAGCCCTATTCGGGGGTGGCCATCGCCAAGAGCGCCGAGCTGCACGCCGGGCTGTCCGGCTACCGTGCACCGCTGCCTTTCCTCGCCCCGTTCAACGAGGCCGGGCCGGGCATGTTCGCCGCCCTCGAGGAATCCGACCTGCTGAGCGCCGCCGATATCGACCGGGCCCGCCACGAGTACGCCTCTCTGCGCGCGGTGCTCAGCGATCCGGCCGCGTTCGCCGCGCGGCATCCCGGTGTCAGCGTGCAGGCCGTGCAGGGAGATGGTCCGTCGCACAACGTCATCCGGACCACCAGTGGTATCCGGTTCTCCGACTTCGAGGACGTGTCCCTGGGCCCCGTCGAATGGGATCTGGCAATGCTGGGCCCCGAGGCGGTGGCCGAGTACGACGAAGCCGCCGTGCGGCTCGGGCTGCGACCCACCGACGCGGCGGTGCAGCGTCTCATGGACACCGCCCGTGCCCTGCAGTTCATCAGCTGCGCGACGTTGGTGCCGCAGCTGCCGATCCTGGCCGACGGGTTGGCCTCGGTCATCGCGGAGTGGCGGCGCTCGGCCTGA
- a CDS encoding MoxR family ATPase — protein sequence MSLPARPAPLFTDIDDVAKRLAETGYLPDKATATAVFLADRLGKPLLVEGPAGVGKTELARAVAQTTGSELVRLQCYEGVDEARALYEWNHAKQILRIQAGTAGTGDWDQTKTDVFSEEFLLSRPLLTAIRRTEPTVLLIDETDKADIEIEGLLLEVLSDFAVTVPELGTIRAERTPFVLLTSNATRELSEALKRRCLFLHIDFPDPDLERRILLSRVPELPERIASELVRIIGVLRGMQLKKVPSVAETIDWGRTVLALGMDTIDDELIAATLGVVLKHQSDQVKAAGELRLN from the coding sequence GTGAGCCTCCCCGCCCGCCCGGCCCCGCTGTTCACCGATATCGACGATGTCGCCAAGCGGCTCGCCGAAACCGGCTACCTGCCCGACAAGGCCACCGCCACTGCGGTGTTCCTGGCCGACCGGCTGGGTAAGCCGCTGTTGGTGGAGGGTCCCGCCGGCGTCGGAAAGACCGAACTGGCCCGCGCCGTCGCGCAGACCACCGGATCGGAACTGGTCCGCCTGCAGTGCTACGAGGGCGTGGACGAAGCGCGTGCCCTCTACGAGTGGAACCACGCCAAACAGATCCTGCGGATCCAGGCGGGAACCGCAGGCACGGGTGACTGGGACCAGACCAAGACCGACGTGTTCAGCGAGGAGTTCCTGCTGAGCCGTCCGTTGCTGACCGCGATCCGACGCACCGAGCCGACCGTGTTGCTCATCGACGAGACCGACAAGGCCGATATCGAGATCGAGGGCCTGCTGCTGGAGGTGCTCTCCGATTTCGCGGTGACGGTGCCCGAACTCGGCACCATCAGAGCCGAGCGGACCCCGTTCGTGCTGCTGACCTCCAACGCCACCAGGGAGCTGTCCGAGGCGCTCAAACGGCGGTGTCTGTTCCTGCACATCGACTTCCCCGACCCCGATCTGGAACGGCGCATCCTGCTGTCCCGGGTTCCCGAGCTGCCCGAGCGGATCGCCTCGGAGCTGGTGCGGATCATCGGGGTGCTGCGCGGGATGCAACTCAAGAAGGTGCCGTCGGTGGCCGAGACGATCGACTGGGGCCGCACGGTGCTCGCACTGGGCATGGACACCATCGACGACGAACTGATCGCGGCGACGCTCGGTGTGGTGCTCAAACACCAGTCCGATCAGGTCAAGGCGGCCGGCGAGCTCAGGCTGAACTGA
- a CDS encoding NAD(+) synthase, which yields MDFYSAYRHGFVRVAACTHHTTLADPAANAESVLRLARECHDEAVGLAVFPELTLSGYSIEDILLQDTLLDAVEESLATVVDASAGLLPVLVIGAPLRHRNRVYNTAVVIHRGAVLGVIPKSYLPNYREFYEKRQLAAGDDIDGMIRLNGVDVPFGPNLLFAATDLPDFVLHVEICEDMWVPVPPSAQAALAGATVLANLSGSPITIGRADDRKLLARSASSRCLAAYVYAAAGEGESTTDLSWDGQTMIYENGVLLAESERFPKGERRSVADVDTGLLRAERLRMGSFDDNARHYRVAGDAFRTIEFTLDPPSGDIGLRRLVERFPFVPSDATRLQQDCYEAYSIQVSGLEQRLRALNFPKVVIGVSGGLDSTHALIVAARAMDREGRPRSDILAFTMPGFATGDRTKGNAIALSRALGVTFAEIDIRETAQLMLTEMDHPFGRGEKVYDVTFENVQAGLRTDYLFRLANQRGGIVLGTGDLSELALGWSTYGVGDQMSHYNVNGGVPKTLIQHLIRWVISSGQFEDAVDDVLQSVLDTEITPELVPAGEDEEIQSSEAKVGPYVLQDFSLFQVLRYGFGPAKVAFLAWHAWHDAERGHWPLGYPLDKRPQYSLKEIRRWLTVFAQRYYSFSQFKRSALPNGPKVSAGGALSPRGDWRAPSDMSARIWLHEIERHIPED from the coding sequence GTGGACTTCTACTCCGCCTACCGACACGGGTTCGTGCGGGTGGCCGCCTGCACCCACCACACCACGCTGGCCGATCCCGCTGCCAACGCCGAATCGGTGCTGCGGCTGGCCCGGGAATGCCACGACGAGGCCGTCGGGCTGGCGGTGTTCCCGGAACTGACGCTGAGCGGATACTCGATCGAGGACATCCTGCTCCAGGACACCCTGCTCGACGCGGTGGAAGAGTCGCTGGCCACCGTGGTCGACGCGTCCGCAGGCCTGCTGCCCGTGCTGGTCATCGGTGCACCGCTGCGGCACCGCAACCGGGTGTACAACACGGCCGTGGTGATCCACCGCGGCGCGGTTCTCGGGGTGATTCCGAAGTCCTACCTGCCGAACTACCGGGAGTTCTACGAGAAGCGCCAGCTCGCCGCCGGTGACGATATCGACGGGATGATCCGGCTCAACGGGGTGGACGTGCCCTTCGGGCCCAACCTGCTGTTCGCCGCCACCGATCTGCCCGACTTCGTGCTGCACGTCGAGATCTGCGAGGACATGTGGGTTCCGGTGCCGCCCAGCGCGCAGGCGGCGCTGGCCGGCGCCACGGTGCTGGCGAACCTGTCCGGCAGTCCGATCACCATCGGCCGGGCAGACGACCGCAAGCTGCTGGCCCGCTCGGCATCATCGCGATGCCTGGCTGCCTATGTCTACGCCGCTGCCGGCGAGGGCGAGTCGACCACCGATCTGTCCTGGGACGGTCAGACGATGATCTACGAGAACGGGGTACTGCTCGCCGAGTCCGAGCGCTTCCCGAAAGGGGAGCGACGCAGTGTCGCCGATGTGGACACCGGGTTACTGCGCGCCGAACGACTGCGGATGGGCAGCTTCGACGACAACGCCCGGCACTACCGCGTGGCCGGCGATGCCTTCCGCACCATCGAGTTCACTCTCGATCCGCCGAGTGGCGACATCGGGCTGCGCCGGCTGGTCGAGCGCTTCCCGTTCGTGCCCTCGGATGCCACTCGGCTGCAACAGGACTGCTACGAGGCCTACAGCATCCAGGTCTCCGGGCTGGAACAGCGGCTGCGGGCACTGAACTTCCCGAAGGTCGTCATCGGGGTCTCCGGGGGTCTGGACTCCACCCACGCCCTCATCGTCGCCGCCCGCGCGATGGACCGGGAAGGCCGGCCCCGCAGCGACATTCTCGCGTTCACCATGCCGGGGTTCGCGACCGGCGATCGCACCAAGGGCAACGCCATCGCGTTGAGCCGGGCGCTCGGCGTGACGTTCGCCGAGATCGACATCCGCGAGACCGCGCAGCTGATGCTCACCGAGATGGATCACCCATTCGGCCGCGGCGAGAAGGTCTACGACGTCACCTTCGAGAACGTGCAGGCCGGGCTGCGCACCGACTACCTGTTCCGGCTGGCCAACCAGCGCGGCGGCATCGTGCTGGGCACCGGAGATCTCTCCGAGCTGGCGCTGGGCTGGTCCACCTACGGTGTAGGTGACCAGATGTCGCACTACAACGTCAACGGTGGTGTGCCGAAGACGTTGATCCAGCACCTGATTCGGTGGGTCATCTCATCGGGTCAGTTCGAGGACGCCGTCGACGACGTGCTGCAGTCGGTACTCGACACCGAGATCACCCCGGAGCTGGTGCCCGCGGGCGAGGACGAAGAGATCCAGAGCAGCGAGGCCAAGGTGGGCCCCTATGTGCTGCAGGATTTTTCGCTGTTCCAGGTGCTGCGCTACGGGTTCGGTCCGGCAAAGGTGGCATTCCTGGCCTGGCATGCCTGGCATGACGCCGAGCGTGGGCACTGGCCGCTGGGGTACCCGCTGGACAAGCGGCCGCAGTACTCGCTCAAGGAGATCCGGCGCTGGCTGACGGTGTTCGCGCAGCGCTACTACTCGTTCTCCCAGTTCAAACGATCGGCACTGCCCAACGGCCCCAAGGTCTCGGCCGGCGGGGCGCTCTCGCCACGCGGTGACTGGCGTGCGCCCTCGGACATGTCCGCCCGGATCTGGCTTCACGAGATCGAGCGGCACATCCCGGAGGACTAG
- a CDS encoding glutamate-5-semialdehyde dehydrogenase, giving the protein MSVQTPVTADLRQQVHDAAAAARIASRALVTLSTVAKNRALHAAADAVLSHAHDILAANAEDLDAARAAGTAEAMLDRLALNPQRIDGIAAGLRQVAGLPDPVGEVLRGSTLPNGLQLRQQRVPLGVVGIVYEGRPNVTVDAFGLTLKSGNAVLLRGSSSAARSNAALVWALREALVAEGLPADAVQLLPSEDRSSVTHLIQARGLVDVVIPRGGAGLIAAVVRDATVPTIETGVGNCHVFVHAAADVDVAERILLNAKTRRPSVCNAAETLLVDRSAADTVLPRLLNALQGAGVTAHLDPTDEELRAEFLSMDIAVALVDGVDGAIAHINEYGTGHTEAIVTTELAAAQRFTERVDAAAVMVNASTAFTDGEQFGFGAEIGISTQKLHARGPMGLPELTSTKWIVWGDGQTRPA; this is encoded by the coding sequence ATGAGTGTGCAGACACCTGTCACGGCCGACTTGCGCCAGCAGGTCCACGATGCTGCGGCAGCCGCCCGGATCGCGTCCCGCGCGCTGGTCACCCTCAGCACCGTCGCGAAGAACCGCGCGCTACATGCCGCCGCGGACGCGGTGCTGTCGCACGCCCACGACATCCTGGCCGCCAACGCGGAGGACCTCGACGCGGCGCGTGCGGCGGGTACCGCCGAGGCGATGCTGGACCGCCTGGCCTTGAATCCGCAGCGCATCGACGGCATCGCGGCCGGGTTGCGGCAGGTGGCGGGCCTGCCCGACCCGGTGGGCGAAGTCCTGCGCGGCAGCACGTTGCCCAACGGTCTGCAGCTGCGCCAGCAGCGGGTGCCCCTCGGCGTGGTCGGGATCGTCTACGAGGGCCGCCCCAATGTCACCGTGGACGCCTTCGGGCTCACCCTGAAATCCGGTAACGCGGTTCTGCTGCGCGGCAGCTCCTCGGCGGCGCGCTCCAACGCGGCGCTGGTGTGGGCACTGCGCGAGGCGCTGGTTGCCGAGGGGCTGCCCGCCGATGCGGTGCAGTTGCTGCCCAGCGAGGACCGGTCCAGTGTCACCCACCTGATCCAGGCCCGCGGCCTCGTCGACGTCGTCATTCCGCGCGGTGGCGCCGGACTGATCGCCGCCGTGGTCCGCGACGCCACCGTCCCCACCATCGAAACCGGTGTCGGCAACTGTCACGTCTTCGTGCACGCTGCCGCCGATGTTGATGTGGCAGAACGCATCCTGCTGAACGCCAAGACCCGGCGGCCCAGCGTCTGCAATGCCGCCGAGACGTTGCTGGTGGACCGGTCCGCCGCCGACACCGTGTTGCCGCGGCTGCTGAACGCGCTGCAGGGCGCCGGCGTCACCGCCCACCTCGACCCCACCGATGAGGAGCTGCGCGCGGAGTTCCTGTCCATGGACATCGCCGTGGCACTCGTCGACGGCGTCGACGGCGCCATCGCGCACATCAACGAATACGGCACCGGTCACACCGAGGCCATCGTCACCACCGAACTTGCTGCCGCACAACGGTTCACCGAGCGGGTGGATGCCGCCGCGGTGATGGTGAACGCGTCCACCGCCTTCACCGACGGCGAGCAGTTCGGTTTCGGCGCCGAGATCGGCATCTCCACCCAGAAGTTGCACGCCCGGGGCCCGATGGGGCTCCCCGAACTGACCTCCACCAAATGGATCGTGTGGGGCGACGGCCAGACCCGTCCCGCCTGA